In the genome of Methylococcus sp. EFPC2, the window CGCCGCCAGCGGCGCCTTGATGGTGAAAGGCTGGCCGGTCCGCGGATGGATGAAGGAAAGTTCGGCCGCGTGCAGGAACAAACGCCTAAGCCCGCTGCGGCGAAACGCCTGGTTCGCGGCGTCTTCACCGTAGCGTTCGTCGCAGGCGATGGGATGTCCCATGGACTGGGCATGGACGCGTATCTGATGGGTGCGGCCAGTGTACAGACGCGCTTCCACCAGCGTGGCGGTCGCGTATTTGCGCAGGCGGCGGAATTCGGTCAAGGCCGGCTTGCCGTCGCGCGCCACCTTGACGATGCGTTCGCCGCTTTGCAGGACGTTCTTCTTCAGGGGAGCGTCGACCGACAATTGCTTGCGCGCCCAAACGCCGGCCAGCAAAGCGACATAAACCTTGCGCACGGCATGATCGTCCCGGAACAAGGCATGAAGCGCATTCAGGGCGCTGCGCTTCTTGGCGACCAGCAATAAGCCCGAGGTGTCGCGATCCAGCCGGTGCACCAGCTCCAGGAATTTCGCCCGCGGGCGCAGCGCGCGCAGACCTTCGATGACCCCGTAGCTCACGCCGCTGCCACCGTGCACGGCCATGCCGGCCGGCTTGTCGATCACCAGGAAATCATCGTCCTCGTACGCGATGGCCGACTCCAGCCGCCCGCGCAGCAGGCCGACCGGCGCCGACGTTTCCTCGCGCTGGGCGGTACGCACCGGTGGCACACGGACCACGTCGCCCTCCTCCAACTTGCGGGGCGCCTGGCAGCGCCCGCCGTTGATGCGCACCTCGCCGGTCCGCAGGATACGGTAGACATGGCTCTTGGGCACCCCCTTCAGGCGGGTGAACAGAAAGTTGTCCACGCGCTGACCGGCGCTTTCCGCATCGATCTCGATCAGGCGTGGCTTGTTGTCGGAAGGCTCGTTCATAGGCGGCAGTTTACCACCGCGCGGAGGGTCCCAGGACGAGCGAGGCGCGAACGACCGCATCAACTTCGGCGCATCACTCCATGGCTTGCCAGGTTTTGGCCAGATAGCCCGCCAGCACCCAGCAGGTGCGCTCGGGCGTAGCGCCCCAGGCAAGCAGGCCGTCTTCGTGGCCCAGCATGGCGACGATGCCCCCGTCCGGGCTCAGCCTCACCCGCTCGCTCACCGCCGCCGCCATGGCCGGCGTGCCGTAGGCGATGTCCGCGCCCACCGTGGGCAGGCCCAGCTTCGTGGCCTGTCGCCAGATTTCCGGGGAGTGGCCGTGGGCGACGCAACGGACTCGCGGGGACACCCCGTACACGGCCGCGTGGGTCAAAGCCTCCGAAGACGGTGGCAGCGGCCCCAGGGCGCGCAGGTAATTGTCGGCCGGCCTGGCTTCGACGACACGCACATAGTGCCCGAACGACAAGTGCGGGATATGGCCGGTCTGGGTGCCCGTGACCAGAAAGCCGCCCTCATCCAGGCGCAGACTGACGTTGCCGAAACCGAGTCCGCCGTAGCGGGCATCGTCCTGACCGATCAATCCGAGACGCCAGAGCACGCCGCGCCAGGCGTTCAGCTCGGCGAAATCCTCCGGCCGCTCCAGCGTCGCGGCGGTATAGTCCAGGCGGTATTTGATGATGCCTTCTCGTTCGGTCACGGCCGTTTGCGATGGTTTTGCCCGAGGGATACGGAGGCGGCCGATTATTCCACGCCGCGCGGCCGCGAGCGACCGGAGCCTTGCCGCCGCTGACGGGTGCGGCCCGCCCGGCTTCCCACAACCCGATCCACCCACTAATAGTTGTGGCCCCCGCCATTATTCGCGGTTCGCCCGGCGGCCCCGGAACTTTCTTCAGCCCGGCCTATTTAATCCATGCCATTGAAACAAAAGTGATTTATGCGCCATGCGGATGATGGCACGGCGGTTGCGCTAGGGACTGTGTCGCGAAAGTCCATCGCGCCACAACCATCCACTCACAGGAGCTAAATCATGAAAAATATCGACACCGTCATCACCGCCGCGCTGGCTTCCATCGTCACCCTGGGCGCTTTGGGATTGCCGTCCCAAGCTGTAGCCGCCGAGAAGAAAGAGGTCGAGAAATGCTACGGCGTCGCCAAGGCCGGCGGCAACGACTGCAAGACCTTGTCCAATGCCTGCGCCGGCCATTCCGTGGAAAACGGCCAGAAGGACGCCTTCATCGCCCTGCCCAAGGGCACCTGCGAACGCATCGCCGGCGGCAGCCTGGTGGCCCCGCAGGCGGACGCCAAGTAGGCCCAAGGCCATGGCGCACGCAGACTCACTCAGCCGCGCCTGCGCAACGATTCCGGCCACGGCCGGAATCGGACTGCGCTCCCCGCACGGCCGGGAAATCGCGGAGACCCGGCCCGCGATAGGCTGGTTCGAGGTCCACAGCGAGAACTACTTCGGCCGGGGCGGCGCTCCGCTGCGGACGCTGGAGCGGATACGCGCCGATTATCCCCTCAGCCTGCACGGGGTCGGGATGTCGCTGGGTTCGGTGGACGAGACCCATGCGGATCACCTCGACCGGCTCAAGGACTTGATCGCCCGCATCGAACCGGGCTTGGTGTCCGAACACCTGTCCTGGTCGTCCTACGGTGGGACCTTCCTCAACGACCTGCTGCCCCTGCCTTACACCGAGGAAGCGCTCGAGCACCTGGTCGCGCGCATCCAGCGGGTACAGGAAACGCTGGGGCTGCGGATACTCATCGAGAACCCTTCCAGCTACCTGGAGTACCGACACTCGACCCTGCCGGAAGCCGAATTTCTGGTCGAGGCCGCCCGGCGCTCGGGCTGCGGCATCCTCCTGGACGTCAACAACGTCTACGTGTCCTGCCGCAACCACGGCTGGAGCGCCCTCGACTATCTGCGGGCCATCCCGCAGGACTTGGTGGAGGAGCTCCACCTCGCCGGCCACACCGTCAACCGCTTGGGGGACCGGCAAATCCTGATCGACACCCATGACCGGCCGGTCTGCGCGGCGGTCTGGCAGTTGTTCGGCAAGACGCTGGACCTCATCGGTCCGCGGCCGACGCTGATCGAATGGGACACCGATCTACCCGATCTGCAAACCTTGCTGACCGAAGCCGACCGGGCCGGTGCCTTTCTGGAGGTGCGCCATGTACGCGCTGCGTGAACTGCAAAACGACTTCACCGCCGCCCTCCTGAAGCGGGCGACAACCCCGTCACGCGCCATCCGGGGCAATGGACTGGACCCGGCGCAACGCCTGGCCATCTATCGCAACAACACGATTCGGGGCCTGACGGCGGCCTTGCAGGCGGTCTATCCGGTGGTGAACCGGCTGGTCGGCGAGGATTTTTTCGCCCGCACGGCCCAGGCCTACATCGAGCGGCATCCACCGCGGGCATCCTGTTTGCTCGTCTACGGCGAGCATTTCCCCGGCTTCCTGGCGGATTTCGAGCCGGCGCGCGGCCTGCCCTACCTGCCGGACACGGCGCGGCTGGACTGGTTTTGCCACGAGGCTTATCACGAGGCCGACGCTACCCCCCTGCAAGCCTGGGCACTGGCCGACGTCCCGCGCGCCTTCTATCCCGACCTGAAACTGAAGCTGCAACCCAGCGCCCGACTACTCGTCTCCGACTATCCGGTGCTGCGCATCTGGCGGATTAACCAGACCGACGACGGCGAGGAGAGCGTCGATCTGGCCGAGGGCGGTTGCCGGCTGCTGATTTATCGGCCGCAGGACGAGGTGCTGATACGGCCGCTGGAAACCGGGGATTTCCGCTTCCTGCAAAGCCTGGCGGCCGGTTCGACCCTGCCCGCGGCCATGCGAGCTGCCCTGGAGGCCGACGACGGCTTCGATGCGGCGAACGCGCTCCAGCACTGGCTGGCGCGCGATCTCATCAGCGACTTCTACCTTATCTGACCCGAGGTGAACATCATGAATACCTATGCCGACGCCCCCTACCGAACCGATGCCCGCAAGCCCCGGCACTGGCTGGGCAAGCTTGCCCAATCCCTGGATTTCTTCGCGCCGGTCGGCGATCTGCTGCTGCGCGCCTGGGTGGCCTATGCCTTCTGGGTCTCCGGTCTCACCAAGATCCAGTCCTGGGACAGTACGCTCTACCTGTTCCAGGAGGAATACGCCGTTCCCCTGCTGCCGCCGGAACTGGCCGCCTGGCTGGGCACGGCGGTAGAACTGGGCTTCCCTGTCCTGCTCGCATTCGGACTGCTGGGCCGTTTCGCGGCGGGCGTGCTGTTCCTGTTCAACATCGTCGCGGTGATTTCCTATCCCGATCTCGGCGCCGCCGGGCTGGAACAGCACAAGGTCTGGGGCATCATGCTGCTGGTGTGCCTGCTCCACGGTCCCGGCAAGCTGTCGCTGAACTATTGGATCGCGCGGCGTTTCCTGGCCCGGCGTTCGTAGGCCCCAAAACAGGAGTCAGCGAGATGAACACGCAGAACCGGAAACGTCCCCTGGAAGGCCAGCGCGCGCTGGTGACCGGCGCCAACACCGGCATAGGCGCGGCGGTGGCCGAGGGGCTGGCGGCCGCCGGCGCCAAGGTCTTGATCAACTACGTGAGCGGCCGCGACAAGGCGGAAGGCCTGGCCGGCCTCATACGGGCAAAAGACGGCGAGGCCATCGTGTTCGAGGCCGACGTCAGCCGGGAGGATCAGGTCCGGGCCATGTTCGAGGCGGCGCTCGACACCTGGGGCAGCTTGGACATCCTGGTCAACAATGCCGGGCTGCAGAAAGACGCGCCGCTGGTCGATATGAGCCTCGGCGACTGGGAGCAGGTCATCCGCGTCAACCTGACCGGCCAGTTCCTCTGCGCCCGTGAGGCGGCCAAGGAGTTTGTCCGCCGCGGCGTGCAGCCGGGGCTGTCCCATTCGGCCGGCAAGATCATCTGCATGTCCTCGGTGCACGACACCATACCCTGGGCCGGGCACGCCAATTATGCTGCCTCCAAGGGCGGGGTGCACATGTTGATGAAGACTCTGGCGCAGGAACTGGCCATGCACAAGATCCGGGTCAACGGCATCGCGCCGGGCGCCATCAAGACGCCGATCAATGTCAACGCCTGGGCCACGCCGGAGAAGGAAGCCCAGTTGCTGGAGCTGATTCCCTACGGCCGCGTCGGCTATTCCGAGGACGTCGCCAAGGCCGCGGTCTGGCTCGCGTCCGACGAGTCCGACTATGTCACCGGCGCCACCCTTTACGTGGACGGCGGCATGACCCTGTACCCCGGCTTCGAGAGCGGGGGCTGAGATGAGCCCGTCGCGATCCCGGAGGCTGCCATCATGATTTACGACTACCTCGTCATAGGCTCGGGTGCCGGCGGTTCGGCGGCGGCCTACCGCCTCGCCGAGACCGGCCGCTCGGTGCTGCTGGTCGAAAAGGGCGAAGCGCTGCCGACCGACGGTTCGACGCTGGATTTCCGCCAGGTGATGGGCGACGGCCGCTTCAAGAGCCGGGAAAACTGGCTGGACCGGAAGAACCGGCCCTTCGCCCCGGAGGAATATTTCAACCTGGGCGGCAAGACCAAATGGTACGGCGCCGCGCTGCTGCGCTTCGATCCCCGGGAATTTGAGGCCGATCCCGCTTTTCGATGCCCGGCATGGCCCATCGCCTACCCGGAACTGGAGCCCTGGTACGCGCAAGCCGAAGAATTGCTGGGCTTGCGGGAATTTCCCGTCGAACCCGATTTGCTGGATATCCAGCGTAAGATCGAGCGGCCCGGCGGCTGGCGTAGCCGGCCTCTGCCCTTGGCGCTGAAGCCCGAAATACGGGAATACGAGGCCGAGGCGCGCCATTTCGACGGCTTCGCCTCGCTGCGCGGTTTGAAGGCGGACGGGCAGAATGCCTTGCTGGCCCGGGTCGCGCAAAGGGACACGCTGACCGTCACACTGGGCCGGCCGGTGCGCGAGCTGCTCGGCGACGACGCGGATCCCCGGCACATCGTCGGCGTCAGGCTGGCCGACGGCCAGGTCCACCGCGCCGACCAGATCTTGCTCGCCGCCGGCGCCCTGCATAGCCCCAGGCTGCTGCAACGCTATCTCGCGGCCCACGACCTGATCGGCACATTGCCCGGCACCCGTAGCGTGGGGCGCCATTTCAAGCGCCACATCCTGACCGCCCTGGTCGCGGTTTCGCCGACGCGCAAGACCGACGTGCTGCGCAAGACCGCGCTCTGGCTGCACGAAGATTTTCCGCACGGCAGCATCCAGCCGCTGGGCTTCGGCGCCGACGTGCTCGCCTCGCTGCTTCCGCATCGGGTGCCGCGACCTCTGGCCCTAGCCTTCGGAACCCGCGCCTACGGATTCTTCCTGCAGACCGAGGACGGCTCCCACGCCGACAACCGCGTGCTGGCCGAAGCCGGCGGCAGGCCGCCCCAGCTCGACTACGACACGGCCCGGTTGCCAGAAGCCGAACGGGAGCATGGGGCCA includes:
- the rluC gene encoding 23S rRNA pseudouridine(955/2504/2580) synthase RluC; amino-acid sequence: MNEPSDNKPRLIEIDAESAGQRVDNFLFTRLKGVPKSHVYRILRTGEVRINGGRCQAPRKLEEGDVVRVPPVRTAQREETSAPVGLLRGRLESAIAYEDDDFLVIDKPAGMAVHGGSGVSYGVIEGLRALRPRAKFLELVHRLDRDTSGLLLVAKKRSALNALHALFRDDHAVRKVYVALLAGVWARKQLSVDAPLKKNVLQSGERIVKVARDGKPALTEFRRLRKYATATLVEARLYTGRTHQIRVHAQSMGHPIACDERYGEDAANQAFRRSGLRRLFLHAAELSFIHPRTGQPFTIKAPLAAELQNYLDTLTA
- a CDS encoding class II aldolase/adducin family protein is translated as MTEREGIIKYRLDYTAATLERPEDFAELNAWRGVLWRLGLIGQDDARYGGLGFGNVSLRLDEGGFLVTGTQTGHIPHLSFGHYVRVVEARPADNYLRALGPLPPSSEALTHAAVYGVSPRVRCVAHGHSPEIWRQATKLGLPTVGADIAYGTPAMAAAVSERVRLSPDGGIVAMLGHEDGLLAWGATPERTCWVLAGYLAKTWQAME
- a CDS encoding DUF2282 domain-containing protein, translating into MKNIDTVITAALASIVTLGALGLPSQAVAAEKKEVEKCYGVAKAGGNDCKTLSNACAGHSVENGQKDAFIALPKGTCERIAGGSLVAPQADAK
- a CDS encoding DUF692 domain-containing protein: MAHADSLSRACATIPATAGIGLRSPHGREIAETRPAIGWFEVHSENYFGRGGAPLRTLERIRADYPLSLHGVGMSLGSVDETHADHLDRLKDLIARIEPGLVSEHLSWSSYGGTFLNDLLPLPYTEEALEHLVARIQRVQETLGLRILIENPSSYLEYRHSTLPEAEFLVEAARRSGCGILLDVNNVYVSCRNHGWSALDYLRAIPQDLVEELHLAGHTVNRLGDRQILIDTHDRPVCAAVWQLFGKTLDLIGPRPTLIEWDTDLPDLQTLLTEADRAGAFLEVRHVRAA
- a CDS encoding DUF2063 domain-containing protein, producing the protein MYALRELQNDFTAALLKRATTPSRAIRGNGLDPAQRLAIYRNNTIRGLTAALQAVYPVVNRLVGEDFFARTAQAYIERHPPRASCLLVYGEHFPGFLADFEPARGLPYLPDTARLDWFCHEAYHEADATPLQAWALADVPRAFYPDLKLKLQPSARLLVSDYPVLRIWRINQTDDGEESVDLAEGGCRLLIYRPQDEVLIRPLETGDFRFLQSLAAGSTLPAAMRAALEADDGFDAANALQHWLARDLISDFYLI
- a CDS encoding DoxX family protein — its product is MNTYADAPYRTDARKPRHWLGKLAQSLDFFAPVGDLLLRAWVAYAFWVSGLTKIQSWDSTLYLFQEEYAVPLLPPELAAWLGTAVELGFPVLLAFGLLGRFAAGVLFLFNIVAVISYPDLGAAGLEQHKVWGIMLLVCLLHGPGKLSLNYWIARRFLARRS
- a CDS encoding glucose 1-dehydrogenase — translated: MNTQNRKRPLEGQRALVTGANTGIGAAVAEGLAAAGAKVLINYVSGRDKAEGLAGLIRAKDGEAIVFEADVSREDQVRAMFEAALDTWGSLDILVNNAGLQKDAPLVDMSLGDWEQVIRVNLTGQFLCAREAAKEFVRRGVQPGLSHSAGKIICMSSVHDTIPWAGHANYAASKGGVHMLMKTLAQELAMHKIRVNGIAPGAIKTPINVNAWATPEKEAQLLELIPYGRVGYSEDVAKAAVWLASDESDYVTGATLYVDGGMTLYPGFESGG
- a CDS encoding FAD-dependent oxidoreductase, encoding MIYDYLVIGSGAGGSAAAYRLAETGRSVLLVEKGEALPTDGSTLDFRQVMGDGRFKSRENWLDRKNRPFAPEEYFNLGGKTKWYGAALLRFDPREFEADPAFRCPAWPIAYPELEPWYAQAEELLGLREFPVEPDLLDIQRKIERPGGWRSRPLPLALKPEIREYEAEARHFDGFASLRGLKADGQNALLARVAQRDTLTVTLGRPVRELLGDDADPRHIVGVRLADGQVHRADQILLAAGALHSPRLLQRYLAAHDLIGTLPGTRSVGRHFKRHILTALVAVSPTRKTDVLRKTALWLHEDFPHGSIQPLGFGADVLASLLPHRVPRPLALAFGTRAYGFFLQTEDGSHADNRVLAEAGGRPPQLDYDTARLPEAEREHGAMVKSFRRALFKAGYPSVTRPIPLAGTAHACGTLVSGDDPARSAVDRHGKVHGLENLYVADGSILPRIGRVNPALTIYAWALRLADHLIAGPMKR